The following proteins are co-located in the Vigna unguiculata cultivar IT97K-499-35 chromosome 9, ASM411807v1, whole genome shotgun sequence genome:
- the LOC114164644 gene encoding protein pleiotropic regulatory locus 1: MEVETVEPQSLKKLSFKSLKRALDLFSPIHGHLAPPDADSKKIRISHKVSLEYAGIKSTANQPARQVNSAAQDRAQQAGTSNVLALPGPKDSKDFQKGGSQNALVVGPSMPSTAANDTGFQSKSTAIISASGSSERNLSTSALMERMPSKWPRPVWHAPWKNYRVISGHLGWVRSVAIDPSNTWFCTGSADRTIKIWDLASGVLKLTLTGHIEQIRGLAVSNRHTYMFSAGDDKQVKCWDLEQNKVIRSYHGHLSGVYCLALHPTIDVLLTGGRDSVCRVWDIRSKMQIHALSGHDNTVCSVFTRPTDPQVVTGSHDTTIKMWDLRYGKTMLTLTNHKKSVRAMAQHPKEQSFASASADNIKKFSLPKGEFFHNMLSQQKTIINAMAVNEEGVMVTGGDNGSMWFWDWKSGHNFQQAQTIVQPGSLDSEAGIYACTYDMTGSRLITCEADKTIKMWKEDETATPETHPLNFRPPKDIRRF; the protein is encoded by the exons ATGGAGGTGGAGACCGTGGAGCCACAGTCCCTGAAGAAGCTCAGCTTCAAGTCTCTGAAACGCGCTCTCGATCTCTTCTCTCCCATTCACGGTCACCTCGCTCCTCCCGATGCCGATAG CAAGAAAATTCGCATTAGCCACAAG GTGAGCCTGGAGTATGCTGGAATCAAAAGCACTGCCAATCAGCCTGCTCGTCAAGTAAATTCTGCTGCACAGGATCGCGCTCAACAAGCAGGGACCTCTAATGTTCTTGCTCTTCCAG GTCCCAAAGATTCCAAAGATTTTCAGAAAGGAGGATCGCAAAATGCCTTGGTTGTTGGTCCTTCTATGCCATCCACAGCAGC GAATGATACTGGCTTTCAGAGCAAAAGTACAGCAATCATTTCTGCCTCTGGTTCTTCTGAGAG GAACTTATCTACATCTGCTTTGATGGAAAGAATGCCAAGTAAATGGCCACGTCCTGTATGGCATGCTCCATGGAAGAACTACAGG GTCATCAGCGGTCACTTAGGATGGGTGAGATCTGTTGCAATTGATCCCAGTAACACATGGTTTTGTACTGGTTCTGCAGATCGTACTATCAAG ATATGGGACTTGGCAAGTGGAGTGTTAAAACTCACATTAACAGGCCACATTGAACAAATTAGAG GACTTGCTGTTAGCAACAGGCATACATACATGTTCTCTGCCGGTGACGATAAACAAGTCAAATGCTGGGATCTTGAACAGAATAAG GTTATTAGGTCTTATCATGGCCATTTGAGTGGTGTTTACTGCTTGGCACTTCATCCTACTATTGATGTTTTACTAACTGGTGGACGTGATTCTGTCTGTCGG GTTTGGGATATACGTAGTAAAATGCAGATTCATGCCCTTTCCGGTCATGATAACACTGTCTGCTCTGTGTTTACACGGCCGACG gATCCCCAAGTTGTTACGGGTTCACACGACACTACCATCAAGATGTGGGACTTAAGATACG GTAAAACAATGTTAACTCTCACTAACCATAAAAAATCTGTTCGTGCAATGGCCCAACATCCCAAAGA GCAATCTTTTGCATCTGCTTCAGCTGACAATATTAAAAAGTTCAGCCTTCCAAAAGGAGAATTTTTTCACAATATGCT CTCTCAACAGAAAACTATCATCAATGCAATGGCTGTCAATGAGGAGGGTGTGATGGTTACTGGAG GTGACAATGGCAGTATGTGGTTCTGGGATTGGAAGAGTGGTCATAATTTTCAACAAGCCCAAACCATTGTACAGCCCG GATCACTGGACAGTGAAGCTGGTATTTATGCTTGTACCTATGATATGACTGGTTCAAGGCTTATAACATGCGAAGCCGACAAGACGATAAAAATGTGGAAGGAAGACGAGACTGCCACCCCAGAAACCCACCCTCTTAACTTCAGGCCTCCTAAAGACATCCGTCGATTCTAG
- the LOC114162981 gene encoding phylloplanin-like isoform X2: MSFKHPMMFLLIAAMAIPQTKAKLGFLSALLGSVSNIQGTVFCSSKDNVAVKAPSNPVFPNAEVQLVCGEKEFSSARTNDDGKFSIMMDPLLLDVSSLLNGCNLVVPTPLSNCNTNLPSSGTLISTLNFAGINRLATPIIANIIPSGFHYVPST; the protein is encoded by the exons ATGAGTTTCAAACATCCTATGATGTTTCTTCTGATTGCTGCAATGGCTATTCCACAAACCAAAGCTAAGTTAGGGTTTCTCAGTGCTCTTCTTGGTTCGGTTAGTAACATTCAAGGGACTGTGTTTTGCAGTTCCAAGGATAATGTCGCTGTCAAAGCTCCTTCAAACCCTGTTTTTCCAA ATGCTGAAGTGCAACTAGTTTGTGGAGAAAAGGAGTTTTCAAGCGCTAGAACAAACGATGATGGAAAGTTTTCTATTATGATGGATCCATTGTTGTTGGATGTTTCTTCATTGCTGAATGGTTGCAACTTAGTGGTTCCCACTCCTCTCTCCAACTGCAACACAAACCTTCCTTCTTCCGGAACTCTCATTTCAACCCTAAACTTTGCTGGGATCAATCGTCTTGCCACTCCAATTATTGCTAACATTATTCCCTCCGGATTTCACTATGTACCTTCCACTTAA
- the LOC114163830 gene encoding putative E3 ubiquitin-protein ligase LIN-1: protein MLDLKNIWVLVSINRFIQDTLEDEKTRNGLKLRCTSKLRIQKQEFFEFSEQSVLSNLYWGIDSIEAAIEAQRPEDRSFRLMNSEQMLQVPAMLDEEEVTATIPNRYLVCCSYFYLSVVRKLQGDEWQAALHFLQAVLVSPRLVWTEFASQLCESLFPQSSIRMVQGNCSSRSLESVSSEDEMDEAIREVARRYKECLVYYQVMLYGETPWWRNYCSKQSPRSVDVPNTSCVSSTSVQHESRLKSCNMYKKVHPLDSQDVMHTMEHESSQFMDIAEYEGDKKALKQLKSVEYHDKEIQTISSIKGFKDMMIEAHSKTPVSVDAFYKDFRARKNMENVDDRKIYIQTTITKADDLPPEIHNWKLQQHSGLPQAHQHPIQEQLDKKNIIKLDSSRFNRSIEDITLSISQYRDKTGNTPLNCLGEDELDEEASKPKKLFDHVTFTPVCKHRPSQKNQENSEIQRVYSLRKFDELCSSSRKYSLQDLSELTERRIRELHYSEVLGKCDEEYTVDIESIYESLINSSGATYASLKDVILDELLIAISTSKEERKIRASVSILTTIISRNKSIIEDVKKKGLRLCDLASALKQNVHEAAILIYLINPSPIDIKTLELLPILVEIVCTSNSYKNRPESLHLTPHAASLMIIEELVTSFDYATNNMHLATISSPHVLSGFLEVARNDNLEEFFSLTTILIKCMQYDAQCRKYVSQFTPLAPFIHLLQSENTRAKCTALEFFHEILCTPRSSAISLLQRVQQERSINIMQILMHCAHQLQPDHQLLAANIMLQLDILNSPDKGVFREEAVQILLRAMTSEESSEQILSASILSNLAGTYAWTGEPYTTAWLLRKTGLTSPYHQNMIRNFNWLDPTLQDTSTDLWCSKIAKCIISLGDSVFHTLDRVLRSKIKRVSRDCLVAIAWLGCHISKSPDSISYSASEIIVSGVEQFLHPGMELEERLLACMCMFNYASGKGKQKLMHFSEGVKESLRRLSNVIWMAEELHRVADFLLPNISRISCVHTQILEAGCSFSLAVCSLIYFKGLLFSGYSDGTIKVWDIRGHSASLVWDIKEHKKSVTCFSLYEPSDCLISGSTDKTIRVWKMIQRKLECVEVIALKEPIHHLRAHGETIFAIAESQGLKLVNESRVSRDILKGKHVKCMTVAQGKLYIGCTDSSIQEYSTTHNRELEIKPPTRSWRKKSKPINAVVAYRDWLYSANKQVQGTTFKEWKRTRKPKLSILTDKGDNVVAMEVVEDFLYLISSSSPNNIQIWLRGAPKKLGRISAGSKITSILAANDIIFCGTETGLIKGWIPL from the exons ATGTTGGACCTCAAAAACATATGGGTGCTTGTTTCCATCAACAGGTTCATTCAAGACACCTTGGAAGATGAGAAGACCAGGaatggtctgaaattgagatgCACCTCCAAGTTAAGGATTCAAAAGCAGGAATTTTTTGAATTCTCTGAGCAGTCAGTGTTGTCCAATCTTTACTGGGGCATTGACAGCATTGAGGCCGCCATTGAAGCTCAAAGGCCAGAAGATAGATCCTTCAGGCTAATGAACTCTGAACAAATGCTTCAGGTGCCAGCAATGCTTGATGAGGAAGAGGTCACAGCCACAATTCCAAACCGTTACTTGGTGTGCTGCTCCTACTTTTACCTCTCAGTGGTGAGGAAGCTACAGGGAGATGAGTGGCAGGCTGCACTGCATTTTCTCCAAGCAGTGTTGGTATCACCAAGGCTTGTTTGGACAGAATTTGCATCACAACTTTGTGAAAGCCTTTTCCCCCAATCGAGCATTCGCATGGTGCAGGGTAACTGCAGCAGTAGAAGTTTGGAATCTGTGTCTTCTGAGGATGAAATGGATGAAGCAATTAGGGAGGTGGCAAGGAGGTACAAGGAGTGTCTGGTGTATTACCAGGTCATGCTTTATGGAGAAACTCCATGGTGGCGCAATTATTGCAGCAAACAATCACCACGTTCTGT GGATGTACCAAATACTAGCTGTGTTTCTTCAACTTCAGTTCAACATGAATCAAGATTGAAAAGTTGCAATATG TATAAAAAGGTTCATCCACTTGATTCTCAAGATGTGATGCATACAATGGAACATGAATCTAGCCAATTCATGGATATTGCTGAATATGAAGGTGACAAGAAGGCCCTTAAACAACTTAAGTCTGTTGAGTATCACGACAAAGAGATTCAAACAATTTCAAGTATCAAAGGTTTCAAAGATATGATGATAGAGGCACACTCTAAGACACCAGTATCAGTGGATGCATTCTATAAGGATTTTAGAGCCAGAAAGAACATG GAAAATGTGGATGACagaaaaatttatatacaaacCACAATAACTAAAGCAGATGATCTACCACCAGAAATCCACAACTG GAAGCTACAACAACACTCTGGTTTGCCTCAAGCTCATCAACATCCTATTCAAGAACAGTTGGacaagaaaaacataattaagcttGATTCTAGTAGATTCAACAGGTCCATAGAAGATATTACTTTATCTATCTCACAATACAGAGATAAAACTGGAAATACTCCCTTAAATTGTCTTGGAGAGGATGAACTAGATGAGGAAGCATCGAAgccaaaaaaattgtttgatcaTGTAACATTTACACCTGTTTGCAAACATAGGCCCAGCCAGAAAAATCAGGAAAATTCCGAGATACAAAGAGTGTATAGCCTACGAAAGTTTGATGAACTTTGTTCAAGCTCCAGAAAGTATTCCCTGCAAGACTTGTCAGAACTGACTGAAAGGAGGATTAGAGAACTGCACTATTCAGAGGTATTAGGAAAATGTGATGAAGAATATACTGTAGACATTGAATCAATTTATGAGAGCCTGATTAATTCATCCGGGGCTACTTATGCTTCCTTAAAGGATGTGATTTTGGATGAGCTGCTAATAGCTATCTCTACTTCcaaagaggaaagaaaaataagggCATCGGTATCTATTCTGACAACAATAATTTCAAGGAACAAGTCAATCATAGAAGATGTCAAGAAGAAAGGTTTAAGGTTGTGTGATCTGGCAAGTGCTCTAAAACAAAATGTGCATGAGGCAGCAATtctaatttatttgataaatcCTTCACCTATAGATATAAAAACATTGGAACTTCTGCCAATATTAGTGGAGATTGTATGCACTTCAAATAGTTACAAGAATAGGCCAGAGTCACTTCATTTGACACCTCATGCAGCATCGTTGATGATCATTGAAGAGCTAGTAACTTCATTTGACTATGCCACAAATAACATGCATTTGGCTACCATCAGTTCTCCTCATGTTCTCAGTGGATTTCTAGAAGTTGCCAGGAATGATAATCTAGAAGAATTTTTCTCTTTAACCACCATTCTTATAAAATGCATGCAGTATGATGCTCAGTGCAGAAAGTATGTATCACAATTCACTCCACTTGCTCCCTTTATCCACCTTTTGCAGTCAGAAAACACCCGCGCCAAATGCACGGCTCTTGAATTTTTTCATGAAATCCTTTGTACACCTCG ATCGTCGGCTATTAGTCTGCTGCAACGAGTACAGCAAGAAAGAAGCATCAATATTATGCAGATACTAATGCATTGTGCACATCAGTTACAACCTGATCACCAGCTTTTAGCAGCAAATATTATGCTTCAGTTAGACATACTG AACTCTCCTGATAAAGGCGTGTTTAGAGAAGAAGCAGTGCAAATTCTTCTCAGGGCAATGACATCAGAAGAAAGCTCAGAGCAGATATTATCTGCATCCATTCTATCAAATCTGGCTGGTACATATGCTTGGACAGGAGAACCATACACAACTGCATGGTTGTTGAGAAAGACAGGTTTGACCTCTCCCTATCACCAGAATATGATAAGGAACTTCAACTGGTTGGATCCGACTCTACAG GATACAAGCACAGATTTGTGGTGCAGTAAAATTGCCAAATGTATCATAAGCCTAGGGGATTCTGTCTTCCATACTTTAGATAGGGTTCTTAGAAGCAAGATAAAGAGGGTTTCTAGAGATTGCCTTGTAGCAATTGCATGGCTTGGATGTCATATATCAAAAAGTCCAGACAGCATCAGTTACTCTGCATCTGAGATTATAGTAAGTGGAGTTGAGCAGTTTCTGCATCCTGGGATGGAGTTGGAGGAAAGACTTCTAGCATGTATGTGCATGTTTAATTATGCCTCCGGAAAAG GAAAGCAAAAACTAATGCATTTCTCGGAAGGAGTAAAGGAATCACTGAGGCGCCTTTCAAATGTTATTTGGATGGCTGAGGAGTTACATAGAGTAGCTGATTTCTTGCTCCCAAACATATCA CGTATTTCTTGCGTTCACACACAAATCCTTGAGGCAGGTTGCAGCTTCAGTTTAGCAGTTTGCTCCCTCATCTACTTCAAGGGATTGCTGTTCAGTGGGTATTCAGATGGAACAATCAAG GTTTGGGATATTAGGGGGCACTCAGCCAGTCTTGTGTGGGACATTAAGGAGCACAAGAAGTCTGTGACATGCTTTTCACTTTATGAACCATCGGATTGCCTTATAAGCGGATCCACTGATAAAACCATAAGG GTGTGGAAAATGATCCAGAGAAAGCTGGAATGTGTTGAAGTTATAGCATTGAAGGAACCAATTCATCATTTGCGAGCTCATGGTGAAACAATTTTTGCTATTGCAGAAAGCCAGGGACTAAAG CTAGTTAATGAATCAAGAGTGAGCAGAGATATTCTCAAAGGTAAGCATGTGAAGTGCATGACGGTGGCTCAAGGAAAGTTATATATTGGATGCACAGATTCAAGCATACAG GAGTATTCCACAACACACAACCGTGAACTAGAGATCAAACCCCCTACAAGGAGCTGGAGAAAGAAAAGTAAGCCCATCAATGCAGTTGTAGCATATAGAGACTGGCTCTACAGTGCAAATAAGCAAGTTCAAGGCACAACATTCAAG GAATGGAAAAGAACTAGGAAACCAAAACTTTCAATTCTTACTGACAAAGGAGATAATGTGGTGGCCATGGAAGTGGTAGAAGACTTCTTGTACCTAATCTCCAGCTCCTCACCAAACAACATTCAG ATATGGTTGAGAGGGGCACCAAAAAAGTTGGGGAGAATATCAGCAGGAAGCAAGATAACAAGCATCCTTGCAGCCAATGACATCATTTTTTGTGGTACTGAGACGGGACTAATCAAG GGTTGGATCCCTCTGTAG
- the LOC114164645 gene encoding probable 3-ketoacyl-CoA synthase 21 has product MEHHSLCCSLQILTQHINTITELIISPCHCFAVLLVACVATLYAACRRKAPIYLIDFNCYCPPSSYRLPLAMFEENQFYDGMDPEAVAFQCKIMAKSGFSELTSISPSLAQIPKIKALSFALEEAETIMCSVIENLFEKNKINPKTIDILITNSSVFCPTPSLSAMVVNKFRMRSNIMSFNLSGMGCSAGIISMSLAKDLLRVHRNSLALIVSTETLSLNWYTGKVPSMLLSNCLFRMGGAAILMSSRVQDRHKAKYKLQHIVRTITAQDDESHGCVYQQVDPEDKEGISISKSIVNVSGDALKKNIASLGPLVLPLREQFLYLFSIICRKMWSTGRISIYTPNFNHAFEHFCIHSGGRAIIQAVETNLRLRKQDVEPSTMTLYRFGNISSSSIWYELSYIEAKGRMKCGDRVWQIAFGSGFKCNSAVWKCVCDMKPDTATTWRDTIHSYPLDILRTN; this is encoded by the coding sequence ATGGAACATCACAGTTTGTGTTGCTCATTGCAAATATTGACACAACATATCAACACCATCACTGAGCTTATTATCTCACCCTGCCATTGTTTTGCAGTGCTTTTGGTTGCATGTGTTGCAACCCTCTACGCTGCATGCAGAAGAAAAGCACCAATTTATTTGATAGACTTCAACTGCTACTGTCCACCCAGTTCTTATAGGCTACCACTGGCCATGTTTGAAGAGAATCAATTTTATGATGGCATGGATCCAGAGGCTGTTGCTTTCCAATGCAAGATCATGGCCAAATCAGGATTCAGTGAGTTAACGTCAATTTCTCCATCTCTTGCACAGATACCCAAAATCAAAGCTCTCTCCTTTGCCCTTGAGGAAGCTGAAACAATCATGTGTTCAGTGATAGAAAACCTGTTTGAGAAAAACAAGATAAACCCTAAAACCATTGACATACTCATCACTAATAGTAGTGTCTTCTGCCCCACCCCATCTCTCAGTGCCATGGTGGTTAACAAGTTCAGAATGAGGAGCAACATCATGAGTTTCAACCTATCTGGTATGGGATGCAGTGCTGGAATCATTTCAATGAGCCTAGCTAAAGACTTGTTGAGAGTTCATAGAAATTCACTAGCTTTAATAGTAAGCACAGAGACTCTGAGTCTGAATTGGTACACTGGTAAAGTCCCTTCTATGCTGTTATCTAATTGCCTGTTCAGAATGGGTGGGGCAGCTATATTGATGTCTAGTAGGGTCCAAGATAGGCACAAGGCAAAGTATAAACTACAGCATATTGTTAGAACAATCACTGCACAGGATGATGAATCTCATGGCTGTGTTTACCAGCAAGTGGATCCAGAGGACAAAGAAGGTATATCCATATCAAAGAGCATAGTTAATGTGTCTGGAGATGCACTGAAGAAAAACATAGCTTCACTGGGGCCATTGGTTCTGCCTTTGAGGGAGCAATTCTTGTATTTGTTTTCCATAATTTGTCGCAAAATGTGGAGTACTGGAAGAATAAGCATCTACACTCCAAATTTCAACCATGCTTTTGAGCATTTCTGCATACATTCAGGGGGAAGAGCCATCATTCAAGCCGTTGAAACAAACTTGAGGCTGAGGAAACAGGACGTGGAGCCATCAACCATGACTCTCTACAGGTTTGGAAATATTTCATCATCTTCAATTTGGTATGAGCTGAGCTACATAGAAGCAAAAGGGAGGATGAAATGTGGGGACAGAGTGTGGCAAATTGCGTTTGGAAGTGGATTCAAGTGTAACAGTGCAGTGTGGAAATGTGTTTGTGACATGAAACCAGACACAGCCACTACATGGAGGGATACAATTCATTCGTACCCATTGGACATTTTGAGAACAAACTGA
- the LOC114162710 gene encoding late embryogenesis abundant protein Lea5-like: protein MAQSISQAKRALVFAVNRRGYAVASDVSSSSSMRGGMSGIEKGVAKNGSGPSSAWAPDPVTGYYRPINHRDEIDPVELRKMLLNHKGKSS from the exons ATGGCACAATCTATCTCACAAGCCAAACGCGCCCTTGTTTTCGCCGTTAACCG GCGAGGGTATGCAGTGGCTTCTgatgtttcttcttcttcgtcgaTGAGAGGGGGTATGAGCGGAATAGAGAAGGGTGTAGCAAAGAATGGTTCGGGTCCATCATCGGCTTGGGCCCCAGACCCAGTGACGGGATACTACAGGCCCATCAATCACAGGGATGAGATTGACCCGGTGGAGCTCCGAAAGATGCTGTTGAACCACAAAGGCAAATCATCTTAG
- the LOC114162981 gene encoding phylloplanin-like isoform X1, with protein sequence MSFKHPMMFLLIAAMAIPQTKAKLGFLSALLGSVSNIQGTVFCSSKDNVAVKAPSNPVFPKTTQYFSDAEVQLVCGEKEFSSARTNDDGKFSIMMDPLLLDVSSLLNGCNLVVPTPLSNCNTNLPSSGTLISTLNFAGINRLATPIIANIIPSGFHYVPST encoded by the exons ATGAGTTTCAAACATCCTATGATGTTTCTTCTGATTGCTGCAATGGCTATTCCACAAACCAAAGCTAAGTTAGGGTTTCTCAGTGCTCTTCTTGGTTCGGTTAGTAACATTCAAGGGACTGTGTTTTGCAGTTCCAAGGATAATGTCGCTGTCAAAGCTCCTTCAAACCCTGTTTTTCCAA AAACTACACAATATTTTTCAGATGCTGAAGTGCAACTAGTTTGTGGAGAAAAGGAGTTTTCAAGCGCTAGAACAAACGATGATGGAAAGTTTTCTATTATGATGGATCCATTGTTGTTGGATGTTTCTTCATTGCTGAATGGTTGCAACTTAGTGGTTCCCACTCCTCTCTCCAACTGCAACACAAACCTTCCTTCTTCCGGAACTCTCATTTCAACCCTAAACTTTGCTGGGATCAATCGTCTTGCCACTCCAATTATTGCTAACATTATTCCCTCCGGATTTCACTATGTACCTTCCACTTAA
- the LOC114162720 gene encoding pentatricopeptide repeat-containing protein At5g50990, with amino-acid sequence MINSRHGTSKFGCFGKSWNNVHSSSHSLSSSSSSSTFHSSVTATDHKVLHRVLQSCRGSMDLKTATKTHSRVVVLGLATYPSLVSSLISTYARCHQPQIGLRVFSKVLDLFSRNLVIDCLMKGGQCDVAKKVFGKMPVRDVVTWNTMLGGYVKNSRFLDALNLFRRMLSSKVEPDGFTFASVVTACARLGALCNAEWVHGLMVEKRVQLNYILSAALIDMYAKCGRIDVSRQVFEEVVRDHVSVWNAMITGLAIHGLVMDVTLLFSRMEVEGVLPDSVTFIGILTACSHCGLVEEGRKYFDMMQNRFMIEPELEHYGTMVDLLGRAGLMEEAYALIKVMPMDPDVVIWRALLSACRIHRKKELGEVAIANISRLESGDFVLLSNMYCSLKNWDGAERVRQRMKMGGIRKKRGRSWIELGDSIHTFNAANHSHEEMKSIYLVLEGLVQRAKLEGFTPLTDLVLMDVSEEEKEENLAFHSEKLALAYGVLKSSPGTKIRISKNLRICLDCHNWIKIVSKILNREIIVRDRIRFHQFEGGVCSCRDYW; translated from the exons ATGATAAATTCTCGACATGGAACAAGCAAGTTTGGTTGTTTTGGTAAATCATGGAACAATGTTCATTCTTCCTCTCATTCCCTCtcatcatcgtcatcatcatcaacatttcACAGTTCAGTCACAGCCACAG atcaCAAAGTACTCCACCGAGTTCTCCAAAGTTGCAGAGGTTCTATGGATTTAAAAACTGCCACCAAAACCCATTCGAGAGTTGTTGTACTGGGCCTTGCCACTTACCCTTCTCTTGTGTCATCTCTCATATCAACCTATGCTCGTTGCCACCAACCCCAGATTGGTCTTCGCGTTTTCTCCAAGGTTTTAGACCTCTTCAGCAGGAATCTGGTGATTGACTGTTTGATGAAAGGGGGGCAATGTGATGTTGCCAAGAAGGTGTTTGGAAAAATGCCTGTGAGAGATGTGGTCACTTGGAACACCATGCTTGGAGGTTACGTCAAAAACTCGCGCTTCCTGGATGCGTTGAACCTTTTCCGGAGGATGCTGAGTTCCAAGGTTGAGCCTGATGGGTTCACCTTTGCTTCTGTGGTTACTGCATGTGCACGCCTTGGGGCACTTTGCAATGCCGAGTGGGTGCATGGTTTAATGGTTGAGAAGAGGGTTCAGCTGAATTATATATTGAGTGCTGCCTTGATTGACATGTATGCTAAGTGTGGTAGGATTGATGTTTCAAGACAGGTTTTTGAGGAGGTTGTGCGTGATCATGTGTCGGTTTGGAATGCCATGATTACTGGGTTGGCAATTCACGGACTTGTAATGGATGTGACTCTGCTTTTTTCAAGGATGGAGGTAGAGGGTGTTTTGCCAGATTCTGTTACTTTTATTGGGATTCTGACTGCTTGTAGCCATTGTGGATTGGTTGAAGAAGGTCGCAAGTATTTTGATATGATGCAGAACCGTTTCATGATTGAGCCAGAGCTGGAGCATTATGGAACCATGGTTGATCTATTGGGAAGAGCAGGGCTAATGGAAGAGGCCTATGCTCTGATTAAGGTGATGCCTATGGACCCCGATGTTGTTATATGGAGAGCACTTTTGAGTGCCTGTAGAATACACAGAAAGAAAGAACTTGGTGAAGTTGCGATTGCAAATATATCTCGCCTAGAGAGTGGAGACTTTGTGCTGTTGTCAAATATGTATTGCTCTTTAAAGAACTGGGATGGTGCTGAGAGGGTGAGACAGAGGATGAAAATGGGAGGGATTCGGAAAAAACGTGGTAGAAGTTGGATTGAATTAGGGGACAGCATTCACACATTCAATGCAGCTAATCATTCACATGAAGAAATGAAATCAATATACCTAGTGCTGGAAGGTTTGGTCCAAAGAGCCAAGTTGGAGGGATTCACGCCCTTGACGGATCTGGTTTTGATGGACGTGTCTGAAGAGGAAAAGGAGGAAAATTTAGCATTTCACAGCGAGAAGTTGGCTTTGGCCTATGGGGTCCTGAAAAGTAGCCCTGGAACCAAAATCAGGATTTCTAAAAACTTGAGAATCTGTCTTGACTGTCACAACTGGATTAAAATTgtatcaaaaatattaaacagaGAAATCATTGTAAGGGATAGGATTCGTTTTCACCAATTCGAAGGTGGTGTATGCTCTTGCAGAGACTACTGGTAG